CTGATGTGAAGCCAGCGCCACACTGGCCACTGCATCCGGCTCCCAGGGAAGGCGAAGCCTTGTCTTCGTGGCTCAACCGCGTGGCCCTTTGCTATCACATGGAGGTGTCCGAGCTGCTGGAGCACGATCTTGGTCACGGCCAGGTTGATGACCTGGACACCGCGCCACCACTGGCGCTGCTGGCGATGCTCTCCCAGCGGAGCGGCATCGAGCCGGACCGGCTGCGTTGCATGAGTTTCGCCGGCTGGGTGCCTTGGCTACTGGACAGCCTTGATGATCAGATTCCAGACGCATTGGAAACCTATGCGTTCCAGCTCTCGGTGCTGCTGCCGAAACTCCGCCGTAGGACGCGATCCATCACGAGCTGGCGTGCCTGGCTGCCCAGCCAGCCGATACATCGCGCCTGCCCGCTCTGTCTGAACGACCCGGCAAACCAAGCCGTACTGCTTGCATGGAAGCTGCCCCTGATGCTGAGCTGCCCGCTGCATGGCTGCTGGCTGGAATCCTATTGGGGCGTGCCTGGGCGGTTTCTCGGCTGGGAGAACGCCGACACTGCGCCGCGCACCGCCAGCGACGCGATTGCGGTGATGGACCGGCGCACCTGGCAGGCACTGACGACCGGCCATGTGGAGCTGCCGCGCCGACGCATCCACGCTGGATTGTGGTTTCGGCTACTACGCACGCTGCTCGATGAGCTGAACACCCCGCTTTCGACGTGCGGAACCTGCGCGGGGTATCTCCGCCAAGTCTGGGAAGGCTGCGGGCATCCGCTGCGTGCTGGGCAAAGTCTGTGGCGACCGTATGAAACCCTGAACCCGGCAGTACGGTTGCAGATGCTGGAGGCGGCGGCAACGGCAATCAGCTTGATTGAGGTGAGGGATATAAGCCCGCCGGGCGAGCATGCAAAGCTGTTCTGGTCCGAACCCCAAACCGGTTTCACCAGTGGCCTGTCGGCGAAAACGCCGAAGCCCGAACCCGTCGATCACTGGCAACGGGCAATCCAGGCCATCGATGAGGCCATCATTGAAGCGCGGCACGACCCCGAGACGGCACGCTCGCTGTTCGCGTTGGCTTCCTATGGTCGGCGCGACCCCGCTTCCCTGGAACAGTTGCGCGCCACCTTCGCAAAGGAAGGCATCCCCCGGAATTCCTGTCACATTACGTGCCTGATGGACCCTTTGCATGTCTTAGACAGAATGACGGGTTAAGTGACAAATTTTGACGACCAGAACTTTCCGGTGCACACTGTCACATAATCGAACGTATATGTGACAGGTGCAAGATGCTGATTGGCTACATGCGGGTGTCGAAGGCGGACGGCTCCCAAGCAACCGATTTGCAGCGCGACGCGCTGATCGCCGCCGATGTCGATCCGGTGCATCTCTACGAAGATCAGGCATCTGGCAAGCGCGAAGACCGCCCCGGCTTGGTGGCCTGCCTGAAGGCATTGCGGCCGGGAGATACGCTGGTCGTGTGGAAACTGGATCGGCTCGGGCGCGACCTGCGGCATCTAATCAATACCGTGCACGACCTGACCGGGCGCGGTATCGGCCTGAAGGTGCTGACCGGGCACGGGGCGGCCATCGACACCACAACCGCCGCCGGCAAACTGGTCTTCGGCATTTTTGCTGCGCTGGCCGAGTTCGAGCGCGAATTGATCGCCGAGCGCACGATTGCCGGTCTGGCATCGGCGCGGGCACGCGGCCGAAAAGGCGGCCGGCCGTTCAAGATGACCGCCGCCAAGCTGCGGCTGGCGATGGCGGCGATGGGGCAGCCTGAAACCAAGGTCGGCGATCTCTGTCAGGAACTCGGCATCACGCGGCAGACGCTCTACAGACACATTTCCCCAAAAGGCGAATTGCGCCCAGATGGGACGAAACTACTCAACCGTATCTGAGCGGTCGGCATCAACCTGACGGCGGCGAATCGCAAGTGTTTTGTTCGGCGCTGGTTTCGGTCGCGGCCTTGGCGCGTGCCTGGAAGCGCTGATAGCACTCCAGTCCGCAGAAGTGCTCGACGTACTCCACGCCTTCCGGGGTAAAGGCGGCATCGAGCGGGATTTCCTTGCAGCACACGCAGCAACTGGTGGCAGTCGGATCATTTGCATTCATGGTGGCACCCCTCCATTGACTGACAAAGGCGGCGAATGCCGCCGCCGGCATTGGCTTGGCGAACAGGAAGCCTTGTCCCGTATCGCACGCCGCTTGCCGCAACAGTGCGAGACTGGTCGGCGTTTCCACGCCCTCGGCCACCACGTCCATGCCCAGCCCGTGCGCAAGCTGAATGACGGAGCGCACGATGGTTCGGTCGCGGTGGTCGTCGGCGAGTCCGGCGACGAAGGACTGGTCGATCTTGAGCGTAGTAATCGGGCAGCACTTCAGGTGTTGCAGGCAGGAATACCCCGTCCCGAAATCATCGGCGGCGAAGCGCACACCGATTTGTCGCAAGGCTTCCAGGGCGGGGAAGATCGCCGGATCACCGAACGCGACCGATTCGGTCAGCTCGATTTCAAGAGACTCGGCGGGCAACTCGGCGTCAGCCAGCACGCCCTTTACCCATCCGTCGAAATCCGGTCTCACTTGGCTCGCCGAAACATTGACGGCCAGCCGGAACGGTTGCCATGCCAGCATCCGCCACTCGCGCATCTGGCGGCAGGCTGCGCCCAGCACCCAAGCACCGATTTCAGGCATCAAG
This sequence is a window from Orrella marina. Protein-coding genes within it:
- a CDS encoding DUF3330 domain-containing protein → MTTSQPAGWTATELAQAVVRGQLELHYQPIVDLRSDQIVGAEALLRWRHPRLGLLLPGQFLPLVESSGLMPEIGAWVLGAACRQMREWRMLAWQPFRLAVNVSASQVRPDFDGWVKGVLADAELPAESLEIELTESVAFGDPAIFPALEALRQIGVRFAADDFGTGYSCLQHLKCCPITTLKIDQSFVAGLADDHRDRTIVRSVIQLAHGLGMDVVAEGVETPTSLALLRQAACDTGQGFLFAKPMPAAAFAAFVSQWRGATMNANDPTATSCCVCCKEIPLDAAFTPEGVEYVEHFCGLECYQRFQARAKAATETSAEQNTCDSPPSG
- a CDS encoding recombinase family protein, with product MLIGYMRVSKADGSQATDLQRDALIAADVDPVHLYEDQASGKREDRPGLVACLKALRPGDTLVVWKLDRLGRDLRHLINTVHDLTGRGIGLKVLTGHGAAIDTTTAAGKLVFGIFAALAEFERELIAERTIAGLASARARGRKGGRPFKMTAAKLRLAMAAMGQPETKVGDLCQELGITRQTLYRHISPKGELRPDGTKLLNRI